ttaaacctGAGGATAGAATTATGTCTTTGCAGACCATCCAACTGTAAGGAAACAATGGACTTCCAAGAAATGAGATCACGAAGTTCTTTGTCCTACATTGACAACAAAGCAATGTTTAGGCAATGTTATTAACAAAAGATGAATTGAAAGGACACGAGTATGACATACTGTGATGTCCTGGGTTTTACGAATATTTCTTATATCCTCTCGGGTCTTCTCAATGAGTAGATCATTATTTGCTATATCTTTGTCGAAATCTTTGAATATATTGCCATATTTGGAAGTTAAATCCTCCAGATACCGCTCCAAAATAGATAAACTTAGGTCTAGTGAACGAACTTTCTGTGTCAAAATTTTGAGAACAGTGTCACCAGGCATTCTGCCAGGCTGTTGATGGTGTGATTCTTCGACTGGATCAGGTGTCTTGCTCTTTGTGAGTTCTAAAACAACATCATCATCACTTTCCTCAGTAGCAAGAGAATGCAACTCTCTACCATGTTGTTCTTCATCATTGGGTCCAGGCTGGGAGGGAATTACTCTCTTATCAGTAGTAGCTTCATCTGATATAGAAGGTTTATGTTGAGCAGATATTAAATCCTCTAGCATCATCTCAACAGCATCCATTCCGTAAACTTCCACAGTGCTGAGTGTGCAATAGAATTCTGAACCATAATGGGTAagaaaatttaactttaaatatcTCACCCATTTTGGGTCCTTGAGAACGAATCTATGTGCTTGCTTTGCATTTGGAGCAGTGAAATTACCGAGCTTGAACCAAACATCTGTTGGATAAACCAAACTCCCATGTACCTCAAATTCTTTTAAGTTAGAAGAATGGTGCTCAAAATTAGCAATTTTAATTGTTACTACTAAGGTTTCTTCTGAAAGTTCTATGATAACAAATTTCTCTTCAGCAGAACATGGATTTCTGAGGTACTTATCTTTGTCCCTGCCTAAAATGTTTGAAGCTCCCTTTGCTTCCTTGTTGAAAGCCAAAACCTTTGCTCCCTTTGAAGCTGAAGCGTAATTGTACTCTGCACCACCAGGTTCTACTCTATGGATAGGATTCCCAGCCTGGCCAGTTTCAGACTTACTCCGGGATATAAAGGCTCTGCTTTTGAATTCTTCAAGGCTGAGTAGAACAGTGTCCGACGAGATATCTCCCTTGAGAGGTTTGCTTTCAGATTTTACTCCAGTGCTAGAGCTCTCAGCCTCAGGCAACCTCGTAGGAGCTTGTATATGACTGCTACTTTCTTCACTTGAAAGTATTTCATTGTCAGAACCAGGGCTTGCAGTATCAATTGAGCATGAATCTTTTAAATGAATGGTACATTCAGTTTCTCCCATTGGAGGTTCATATAAAACGTCAGAGTCCTTGTTCTTTTCCAATTTAGATTCATTTGAAGTAGATACACCATCAGGAAGTAAAACTGATCCTTCTGAAACCCAAAGAAAAGAAGTGAAACCCAAAGAAAAGAAGGGTATAGACAATCAGTCAGTAATACTATCAATATCAAGTCTGGTCAATAAATCATGGAGTTATTCTATTAGCGTAGAAAatccttttttaattttaatttagccAGGTTGGTGATTAATAACAAAGCCAAACCAGTTCAACAGTTCGAAACTAACTTACAAGAGTGgtaacaaaataaaacaaattttaagcAAAGGAAGCCAACTTCAGGGACTCCATTAAAGTTTCCACTAAGAAGCGTCTACATAAATATAATTTCAGGAAGCAAAGTACTCTGCAGGGGGTTATTCTATTGTATCCTTTGAACTGTAAGGTCATATAGTGGGCTTACTCTATTATACCCACACAGATATACTGGGTTTGCATCCTATTATGCTCGAACTTCATTAGTGAAGGATTGCCAATTGTGCTTATCAGTTAACAGCGTTGAGAAAATTCACAACCCAATATTACAAGACTAAAACCGACACCAGAATTTTGAATACAAGGGgaacaaaacaattttgaatcttataaaaCCAACGGATTGGAAAATAAAAGAAGGGATAATAGAACGGCACAATTACTCAGAATCCCATTATATGTAGGAAACACGGAAGCAGCCAACTGATAAAAACCAATTGAAAACAGTTCAGTCAGAATCAGAAATCACAAGAGAATGGTGTAGTTAGTTTCAATTCCCTTCtaaattcaaacaaatcttcACTAAGGACATCGAAACTGTGTTTAAAGCAAGCATACCTTGGCAGCCATCGCCACGGCTGAACCATAAGCTAAAGAGCAAGATAACTCCCCACAGAATAAAAACCAAAGACACAGAAATTTTATACAAAAGATTTCTTCCACTAATAGGCACTTGAACAGCTCTTCTATCACGCAGAAGAGCTCCAACAGGTCTCCGCATTGCACATCAATTCAAACTGCTGATTGATCAACTAGAAAATGATGCCACTCTGCATCAGAAAAGAGGGAACAAGTCTTGGTCACGACCAAACTCTAAATACCAAATAGAATACAATAATCCACATTAAAAATGAGTAATTTTCGCTTTCTATACAAATCAGAAACCCAAATTCCACAGAAAAGGAATAGAAAGCAAACAGAGGGGCAGATCCCACTAAAATTCCCACGATTGAAGTTCCACTCAATTACCCAAATACCAGATCCATCCCAAAGTTGAGGAAAAAACATATGTATAGCAAAACCCAGAATGTAAATCAGACATCTATCTAATTACagtaataaaaatgaaatattcataatccAATAACAAACCTGGTTTCAAAATCAGTGTCAGAAGAAGCTGAGAACCAAAGAAATAGATAGGGAGGGAAGATGCAGATTGATTCAGtttccaaagaaattaaaaattgataataattggaagaaaaaaggGAGAAGCAAAGGAAGTGGAACGAAACGACGTAGTTTAAGGCGAAATTCCGCGTGGTTACTTCGTCATTGAGGGAATTGTCAACCATTAGAATACTCAAAGAATACTGTTACCTTCTTTATTGCCATTTTCGTAATTAAAGTAAACAGTGATGGATTCATCCGGAGAATGTCTGCTTTCTTTAATTATTACTGTTTCGTGCTTCTTGACAGAGAAGAGATGAGAAAGCGCTTTGAAGTTCGACATTAATGGAGGCAGAGAGAGAGTACCTGAAAGTTTGCTTCCTTGGATCAAACTTGAAACTGTTCTTCCTTTTTCGGAGCCTTCAAGCTTCTGATTTCTCAATCTGTTTTCAAAGatcatttagaaagaaaaacaaaatataaaacttATTACCATAGCATTAAATTTCGATTTCGAAATGTTAGATATTTCCATCAATTATCTTTTAACTTTCCATAGGTTGGATATAGGGATGGATTGATGTTTCCATTATGCAGtagaaaatgtaaaaaatatgacaagtaagtaataaaatattactaatttaaatataatataaataatatatatgttaattgGTTTAAAGATCatacaaatattaattactaatttaaatttatttattttttttataatgtttcCAAAATATCCATTGAAATCGAAATTTTATGTATATTTCCATCGAATATTCCGTAAAACTAAGGCTTCGATATTTATAtcgacatcgatattttaaacattactgaacatttaaaattttaaaataaaaaatttacatcAAAACTCAACAAAACTATGAATCATcaaacacaaaagaaaaaaaattgataaatgaATATCATTAAATTCTTAAGTGACCACAATAAATAGTCTAATTTGAAGGGCGAAAAGATCAACAAAGTCTCTTCATTATTACACGTTTCATAATAATGCACATACTTTCTTTCTTTCACCTCCTACGAGTTGCCCTCTAAATTATGACCCAAATTGTCAATGTGTCTCTTTTTGTGTATTAAGCTCCATTGATGTATTAACACACTTAAATATTAATATCTATGAACCATGGATACTTTATGTGAGGCAGAGAATCGATATCAGATACTGATACTTCCCGATACTTtctagatacgtatctgatacGCGATTTgacatatctttttttttttttttcttttctctctctcttttaaatATCGAATACGTGTGTCCCCTTCCAGAACTAAGCAATGCCCTATTTAAAAAACACACTTCCTCGGCCTAAAACTAAAAGTAAAAAGGACCAAACTGTAAAATCATGCAATCTTCATCTTTAAACCTGAGTTCCCATAAAGTTACGCAAAAAAGAACTCACTTGattatcttcaacaatttcatgAATAAGTTCTTTGTTTATCTTCGTACTCCCTCCTctaatattcttcttctttaattgACCTGACTTGGTATACCCCCAACCTTTTATATGTATTTTATTGAATATTGTATTTCAATATCTTTGGTATTGTCTTTTATATTCTATCAGTATTTCTATTGtattttgttgttgttattaaCTTAACATTTTATGCTTTTAATT
This DNA window, taken from Benincasa hispida cultivar B227 chromosome 6, ASM972705v1, whole genome shotgun sequence, encodes the following:
- the LOC120080232 gene encoding SUN domain-containing protein 4-like; amino-acid sequence: MRRPVGALLRDRRAVQVPISGRNLLYKISVSLVFILWGVILLFSLWFSRGDGCQEGSVLLPDGVSTSNESKLEKNKDSDVLYEPPMGETECTIHLKDSCSIDTASPGSDNEILSSEESSSHIQAPTRLPEAESSSTGVKSESKPLKGDISSDTVLLSLEEFKSRAFISRSKSETGQAGNPIHRVEPGGAEYNYASASKGAKVLAFNKEAKGASNILGRDKDKYLRNPCSAEEKFVIIELSEETLVVTIKIANFEHHSSNLKEFEVHGSLVYPTDVWFKLGNFTAPNAKQAHRFVLKDPKWVRYLKLNFLTHYGSEFYCTLSTVEVYGMDAVEMMLEDLISAQHKPSISDEATTDKRVIPSQPGPNDEEQHGRELHSLATEESDDDVVLELTKSKTPDPVEESHHQQPGRMPGDTVLKILTQKVRSLDLSLSILERYLEDLTSKYGNIFKDFDKDIANNDLLIEKTREDIRNIRKTQDITDKELRDLISWKSIVSLQLDGLQRHNSILRSEIERVQKNQTSLENKGIVVFLVCLIFSSFAIFRLFLHIVLRVYERTNNSRKFCCVSPSWYLLLLSCCIILFIQSL